In the genome of Streptomyces sp. NBC_00190, one region contains:
- a CDS encoding SPFH domain-containing protein yields the protein MADITRRFGWRHLRSAPTAHIRHHKRGRLVHDGRGLSFWYRSLSAALSEVPVDDRELAMAFHARTSDFQDVAVQATVTYRISDPAEAADRLDFSVDPDTGSWRGAPLEQIATLLTETAQQHTLDVLARTPLAVALVDGVASVRGSVAAGLAAEPRLPATGIDVVAVRVVAIRPEAEVERALRTPAREQIQQEADRATYERRAVAVERERAIAENELASQIELARREEQLIDQRGTNARREAEEKAAADGIRTETEAARKVRLAHADAEAARETGAARAEVQAAWLGVHDEADPGTLHALAATRLAENLPRIESITLSPDVLTGLLTRLGRPEGGAGE from the coding sequence ATGGCCGACATCACCCGGCGCTTCGGCTGGCGTCATCTGCGCTCCGCGCCCACGGCCCACATCCGCCACCACAAGCGCGGCCGACTCGTCCACGACGGGCGGGGGCTCAGTTTCTGGTATCGGTCGCTGTCGGCGGCGCTTTCGGAAGTGCCGGTCGACGACCGGGAGCTGGCCATGGCGTTCCACGCCCGTACGTCCGACTTCCAGGACGTCGCCGTGCAGGCCACCGTCACCTACCGGATCAGCGACCCGGCCGAGGCCGCGGACCGACTCGACTTCTCCGTCGACCCGGACACCGGGAGCTGGCGCGGCGCACCCTTGGAGCAGATCGCCACTCTCCTCACCGAGACCGCGCAGCAGCACACGCTGGACGTACTGGCCCGGACTCCGCTGGCCGTCGCCTTGGTGGACGGCGTCGCCTCCGTGCGGGGGAGCGTCGCCGCCGGTCTCGCTGCCGAGCCCAGGCTCCCGGCCACCGGCATCGATGTGGTGGCCGTGCGGGTCGTGGCGATCCGCCCCGAGGCCGAGGTGGAGCGCGCCCTGCGCACCCCGGCCCGCGAGCAGATCCAGCAGGAGGCGGACCGGGCCACCTACGAACGGCGGGCCGTCGCCGTCGAGCGTGAGCGCGCCATCGCCGAGAACGAGCTGGCCAGTCAGATCGAACTGGCGCGACGCGAGGAGCAGTTGATCGACCAACGCGGCACCAACGCCCGCCGCGAGGCCGAGGAGAAGGCGGCGGCGGACGGCATACGGACCGAGACCGAGGCGGCCCGCAAGGTCCGCCTGGCCCACGCGGACGCCGAGGCGGCGCGCGAAACGGGCGCGGCGCGCGCCGAGGTTCAGGCTGCCTGGCTGGGCGTGCACGACGAAGCTGACCCGGGCACGCTGCACGCCCTGGCGGCGACCCGGCTGGCGGAGAACCTGCCGCGGATCGAGAGCATCACGCTCTCTCCTGACGTCCTGACCGGGCTCCTCACCAGGCTCGGACGTCCGGAAGGCGGCGCGGGCGAGTGA
- a CDS encoding helix-turn-helix transcriptional regulator, translating into MTDEVRGEPVGGFPGRAREVAILRAVLAGEGGIWCVAVTGEPGIGKSRLLTELGKLADTAGWTVRSARAAEFESHIPFGVFVNALDDQLAELGPERLAALGQQQLALLATVFPAIPAAGPADLVDAERYRLHRAVRALLELVAEPSGLVLVFDDLHWADEGSVELLDHLLRHPPQARLVLALAGRPRQTSLRLWHALSRAATDGGAELLELAPLSQADAGHLMPEGLGRSRREELYQASGGNPFYLEALVRAGERGIAVGDTALHPDGAIPVAVHAVLAAELAALTPQERVVAHAAAVVGDDFEADSLAETAAMDAGSVLAALDRLAERDLVRLDGATGRFRYRHPLVRSVAYQDAGPGWRLQAHGRAASALRTRGAPPAEFARHVERSAVRGDLEAVAALTEAAEATMHTTPATAGHFLRAAIRLLPDSESATPQRLILLGRLAHALGATGDLWQARETMHEVLRLLPAELTQIRAQTARACATVEQVLGRYTEARAMLHSEWKRAEGVDAHSAAVLLVALVAGESVEREHGQERVAEAIAAAREVGDPMLLATALSAATLIDRRADRLDEAAALLDALPDSDLVRDIDAAFWLSWSEVSADRLMAASRHMSRGLQLARASRQSHKIALLTAIRGMVHAYLGELAAATTCFDDSLESAELTGSEELRVMALTFGCWITTWRGDLAEAIRLGKEAIVVDDQATAMSSWRSGQAEAMLAQAMLHSGDPHACIELLLTSGGGTELPAVGLRTRPLVYLMLTEAEVAAGRVAAAAAWADRAEDAAGQLELPLRTAMAQQARAIATLPTDPAAAAPLAVAAAGTFGRIGAAVEAGRAHLLAATAFGGSGATDQARAHLVSARAFFTRCDAQLFLPQVAREERRLNARGPRPESGAERFDLTAREVEIVNLVSDGLTNRDIGLRLHLSPKTVEVHLGRAYAKVGVSGRAALAGVWAAAARD; encoded by the coding sequence ATGACTGACGAAGTGAGAGGGGAGCCCGTCGGCGGATTTCCCGGCCGGGCGCGAGAAGTCGCGATCCTGCGCGCGGTGCTGGCGGGCGAAGGCGGCATCTGGTGCGTCGCGGTCACCGGCGAACCGGGGATCGGCAAGAGCCGGCTGCTGACGGAGCTGGGGAAGCTCGCGGACACAGCAGGATGGACGGTCCGCAGCGCACGCGCGGCGGAGTTCGAGTCCCACATCCCGTTCGGTGTGTTCGTCAACGCGCTCGACGACCAGCTCGCCGAGCTGGGCCCGGAGCGTCTCGCCGCCCTCGGGCAACAGCAGCTCGCACTTCTTGCGACCGTGTTCCCGGCGATTCCGGCAGCCGGCCCCGCCGACCTGGTCGATGCGGAGCGGTACCGGCTGCACCGGGCGGTTCGGGCGTTGCTGGAGCTGGTCGCCGAGCCGTCCGGGCTGGTGCTCGTCTTCGACGATCTGCACTGGGCGGACGAGGGTTCGGTCGAGCTGCTCGACCACCTTTTGCGCCACCCGCCCCAGGCGCGGCTGGTCTTGGCATTGGCGGGCAGGCCCCGGCAGACGTCGCTGCGGCTGTGGCACGCGCTATCCCGGGCCGCGACCGACGGAGGGGCCGAGCTGCTGGAACTCGCGCCGCTGAGCCAAGCCGATGCCGGCCACCTCATGCCGGAAGGTCTGGGCCGTTCCCGGCGGGAAGAGCTTTACCAGGCAAGTGGCGGAAACCCGTTCTACCTGGAAGCCCTGGTGCGGGCCGGTGAGCGGGGTATCGCCGTCGGTGATACGGCGCTCCACCCCGACGGGGCGATCCCGGTGGCGGTCCACGCGGTGCTCGCCGCCGAGTTGGCCGCGCTGACCCCGCAAGAGCGGGTCGTCGCGCACGCCGCCGCGGTCGTGGGTGACGACTTCGAGGCTGATTCGCTCGCCGAAACGGCGGCAATGGACGCCGGGTCCGTGCTCGCCGCGCTCGACCGGCTCGCCGAGCGTGACCTGGTGCGGCTGGACGGTGCGACCGGCCGGTTCCGGTACCGGCATCCGCTGGTGCGCAGCGTCGCCTACCAGGATGCCGGTCCTGGCTGGCGGCTTCAGGCACACGGCCGGGCCGCGTCGGCACTTCGGACCCGGGGCGCGCCGCCGGCCGAGTTCGCCCGGCACGTGGAGCGATCCGCCGTCCGCGGTGACCTCGAGGCGGTCGCGGCGCTCACCGAGGCGGCCGAGGCGACGATGCACACCACGCCGGCGACCGCCGGGCACTTCCTGCGGGCGGCCATCCGGTTGCTCCCCGACTCGGAGTCGGCCACGCCGCAGCGCCTGATCCTGCTCGGCCGGCTGGCACACGCACTCGGCGCCACGGGCGACCTGTGGCAGGCCAGGGAAACCATGCACGAGGTGCTGCGGCTCCTGCCTGCCGAACTCACCCAGATCCGGGCACAGACAGCGCGGGCCTGTGCGACGGTGGAGCAGGTTCTCGGGCGCTACACCGAGGCCAGGGCGATGCTGCACAGCGAGTGGAAACGCGCCGAAGGTGTTGACGCCCACTCGGCGGCCGTCCTGCTCGTGGCGCTCGTTGCCGGTGAGAGTGTCGAGCGCGAGCACGGACAGGAACGGGTGGCCGAGGCGATTGCCGCCGCGCGGGAAGTCGGGGATCCGATGCTGCTGGCGACGGCGTTGTCGGCCGCAACGCTCATCGACCGGCGGGCGGACCGGCTGGACGAGGCGGCCGCGCTCCTGGACGCGCTGCCCGACAGCGACCTGGTCCGCGACATCGATGCGGCGTTCTGGCTGAGCTGGTCGGAAGTCTCCGCCGACCGGCTCATGGCGGCGAGCCGGCACATGAGCCGTGGCCTGCAACTGGCTCGCGCGAGCAGGCAGTCCCACAAGATCGCGCTGCTGACTGCGATCCGCGGCATGGTGCATGCCTATCTCGGCGAGCTGGCGGCGGCGACGACCTGCTTCGACGACAGCCTGGAGTCGGCGGAACTGACCGGCAGCGAGGAGCTGCGCGTCATGGCGTTGACCTTCGGGTGCTGGATCACCACATGGCGCGGCGACCTGGCCGAGGCGATCCGCCTGGGCAAGGAGGCCATCGTCGTCGACGACCAGGCGACGGCCATGAGTTCCTGGCGCAGTGGCCAGGCCGAGGCGATGCTGGCGCAGGCGATGTTGCACTCGGGCGATCCGCACGCTTGCATCGAGCTGCTGCTCACCAGTGGCGGTGGGACCGAGCTGCCGGCGGTGGGCCTCCGCACCAGGCCATTGGTATACCTGATGCTCACGGAGGCGGAGGTCGCGGCCGGCCGGGTTGCCGCGGCCGCGGCATGGGCCGACCGAGCGGAGGACGCGGCCGGCCAGCTCGAGCTTCCGCTGCGCACCGCCATGGCACAGCAGGCCCGCGCGATCGCCACGCTGCCAACGGATCCGGCGGCAGCCGCACCGCTCGCTGTCGCCGCTGCCGGCACGTTCGGCCGGATCGGGGCGGCCGTGGAGGCCGGGCGAGCACACTTGCTCGCCGCGACGGCGTTCGGCGGCAGCGGCGCGACCGACCAGGCCCGTGCGCACCTCGTGTCCGCCCGCGCGTTCTTCACCCGGTGTGACGCGCAACTGTTCCTGCCTCAGGTCGCGCGCGAGGAGCGGCGCCTGAACGCGCGCGGCCCCCGGCCCGAAAGTGGCGCCGAGCGCTTCGACTTGACGGCCCGTGAGGTCGAGATCGTCAACCTGGTCTCGGACGGCCTGACCAACCGGGACATCGGCCTCCGGCTGCATCTGAGTCCCAAGACCGTCGAAGTCCACCTGGGCCGGGCCTACGCGAAGGTCGGCGTCTCCGGTCGTGCTGCTCTGGCCGGCGTGTGGGCCGCCGCGGCGCGTGATTGA
- a CDS encoding YceI family protein: MEEAVNETMNTAPVTAAIPGYLAGTWKADPAHSEIAFSVRLLGISKTRGRFTTHDVTLVTDQNPLRSSVTATIDLASIDTGNEKRDNHLHAAEYLDVDTYPTVSYRSTGIRQTVDGWAVDGELTLHGITRQVPLTLKVNAFSSDQRDGQRASFSATSEINRRDFGINAGGVALSDKVSISLEIQAVLHK, encoded by the coding sequence ATGGAGGAAGCCGTGAACGAAACCATGAACACCGCCCCCGTGACCGCCGCGATTCCGGGCTATCTGGCCGGCACGTGGAAGGCCGACCCGGCGCACTCCGAGATCGCCTTCTCCGTCCGCCTCCTCGGGATCAGCAAGACGCGGGGCCGGTTCACCACTCACGACGTCACGCTCGTCACGGACCAGAACCCACTGCGCTCGTCGGTCACCGCGACGATCGACCTCGCATCCATCGACACCGGCAACGAAAAGCGCGACAACCACCTCCACGCCGCCGAATACCTCGACGTCGACACGTACCCGACGGTGAGCTACCGCTCGACCGGCATCCGCCAGACCGTCGACGGTTGGGCCGTCGACGGTGAGCTTACCTTGCACGGCATCACACGGCAGGTGCCGCTGACCCTCAAGGTGAACGCCTTCAGCTCGGACCAGCGGGATGGACAGCGGGCCAGCTTCTCCGCGACGTCGGAGATCAACCGGCGCGACTTCGGCATCAACGCCGGTGGCGTCGCGCTCAGCGACAAGGTGTCGATCAGCCTCGAAATCCAGGCCGTTCTCCACAAGTGA
- a CDS encoding YybH family protein — protein sequence MDEAEIRRQVNMIAEGLQAKDPGGLKKLYATDVVSFDIEPPLQSVGVEEKLKNWAPVFAFFESVIYEVRELTLTVGDDVAFGHAFARLSGTLKDGTAMSGMWVRVTYCFRKIDGTWLITHDHVSVPLDIASGNGAVHLEP from the coding sequence ATGGACGAAGCCGAGATTCGTCGGCAAGTCAACATGATCGCCGAGGGACTCCAGGCCAAGGACCCCGGGGGCCTGAAGAAGCTGTACGCAACGGACGTCGTATCCTTCGACATCGAGCCGCCGCTCCAGAGTGTGGGGGTGGAGGAGAAACTCAAGAACTGGGCGCCCGTGTTCGCGTTCTTTGAGAGCGTGATCTACGAGGTTCGCGAGCTGACCCTCACAGTGGGCGATGATGTGGCCTTCGGGCACGCCTTTGCTCGTCTCAGCGGCACGCTGAAGGACGGGACGGCGATGAGCGGTATGTGGGTCAGGGTCACGTACTGCTTCCGGAAGATTGACGGGACGTGGTTGATCACGCACGACCACGTCTCGGTGCCGCTCGACATCGCGAGCGGCAACGGAGCGGTTCACCTCGAGCCCTGA
- a CDS encoding allene oxide cyclase barrel-like domain-containing protein: MVPRRLGSFGVHDRERRNNTRASLTKLFAISLVTAFVGVFAINSADADTPERRQVEVLELKVQNDQYAYTDLDPKGPSLGDTYVYSGTAIKDGRSVGRGGGSCQVIHINGEELTTQCLITMELNRGSLTMQSLWVSGTSQLDMAITGGTGDFSSARGAVRYWDIATPKERVRAEILH, translated from the coding sequence ATGGTCCCCAGAAGGCTGGGATCCTTCGGCGTGCATGACAGGGAACGGAGGAACAACACACGAGCGTCGCTCACAAAACTTTTCGCTATTTCGCTGGTCACCGCTTTTGTCGGCGTCTTTGCCATAAACAGCGCAGACGCCGATACCCCGGAAAGGCGACAAGTCGAGGTCCTCGAACTCAAGGTTCAGAACGATCAGTACGCGTATACCGATCTCGACCCGAAAGGGCCGAGCCTGGGTGATACGTACGTCTACTCTGGCACCGCGATAAAGGACGGCCGCAGTGTCGGACGCGGGGGTGGTTCGTGCCAGGTCATTCACATCAATGGCGAAGAACTCACGACACAGTGCCTGATCACGATGGAACTCAACCGTGGCTCTCTGACGATGCAGTCGCTCTGGGTGAGCGGAACAAGCCAGCTCGACATGGCCATCACCGGCGGTACAGGCGACTTCAGTAGTGCGCGGGGCGCCGTTCGCTACTGGGACATCGCAACGCCGAAAGAGAGGGTACGGGCCGAAATTCTGCACTGA
- the sigJ gene encoding RNA polymerase sigma factor SigJ — protein MSTRSEPGHGRPDPGLDALLSERRQLINRAYRLLGSLAEAEDAVQETYTRWYAMSRKQQDAIDNPGAWLTTVAVRICLNLLGSARARRETYVGEWIPEPLPEHSEWISGRVDGATADPADRVTLDESVNLAFLVVLESMTPAERVAFILHDVFCHSFAEVAEIVGRTPAACRQLASSARRRIRAAQFSTTAAAQRAAVVRDFKQAWEAKDIDALIGLLDPDATAIADGGGLAITFPHPIEGSEQIAHVWREIARRKPDTMTFLERTVNGQPGLVAQQDGVIVSVYAFEVADDRIKHIWVVRNPEKLHRWTTG, from the coding sequence ATGAGCACCCGATCCGAGCCAGGACACGGCCGGCCCGATCCGGGCCTGGACGCGCTCTTGAGCGAGCGGCGCCAACTGATCAATCGCGCGTACCGGCTTCTGGGCTCCCTGGCCGAGGCCGAGGACGCCGTCCAGGAGACCTACACCCGCTGGTACGCCATGTCACGGAAGCAGCAGGACGCCATCGACAACCCCGGCGCCTGGCTGACGACAGTTGCCGTCCGCATCTGCCTCAACCTGCTCGGCTCGGCACGGGCCAGGCGAGAGACCTACGTGGGCGAATGGATCCCGGAGCCACTGCCCGAGCATTCGGAGTGGATCAGTGGGCGGGTGGACGGTGCGACGGCCGATCCGGCCGACCGGGTCACCCTGGACGAGTCGGTCAACCTGGCCTTCCTGGTCGTGCTCGAATCGATGACCCCGGCCGAACGCGTCGCGTTCATCCTGCACGACGTCTTCTGCCACTCGTTTGCCGAAGTGGCCGAGATCGTCGGCCGGACCCCGGCGGCATGCCGCCAGCTCGCCTCCTCGGCCCGCCGCCGCATCCGGGCCGCGCAGTTTTCGACGACTGCGGCAGCCCAACGCGCCGCCGTCGTCAGGGACTTCAAGCAAGCCTGGGAGGCCAAGGACATCGACGCCCTGATCGGCCTGCTCGACCCCGATGCCACGGCGATCGCCGACGGCGGTGGCCTTGCCATCACCTTCCCGCACCCCATCGAAGGCTCTGAGCAGATCGCGCACGTCTGGCGAGAGATCGCCCGCCGCAAGCCCGACACCATGACGTTCCTGGAACGTACGGTCAACGGTCAGCCCGGTCTGGTGGCTCAGCAGGACGGCGTCATCGTGTCGGTGTACGCGTTCGAGGTCGCGGACGACCGGATCAAACACATCTGGGTCGTACGCAACCCCGAAAAACTCCATCGCTGGACTACGGGTTGA
- a CDS encoding helix-turn-helix domain-containing protein: MKDGAIPEQIAAELGVSRSALYRELRQHREGGIVEQAGREA; the protein is encoded by the coding sequence ATCAAGGACGGCGCGATCCCCGAGCAGATCGCCGCCGAGCTCGGAGTCAGCCGCTCCGCCCTTTACCGGGAGCTCCGCCAGCACCGCGAGGGTGGCATCGTCGAACAAGCCGGACGGGAAGCCTGA
- a CDS encoding SDR family NAD(P)-dependent oxidoreductase, whose protein sequence is MVSHSYLSELFSLDGRVAVVTGGSSGIGRAIAGALARAGASVVIVAGKRSELASTVDELAADGCRAAWVSADLSTRDGLRAAAEQAAEVFGEPDILVNSAGINVRPPMGELGEEVWDATMAVNLEAPYLLGQRFGPGMAERGFGRIIHITSQQAHRAFVQSGAYGVSKGALEALARSQAEAWSPHGVTCNTLVPGFVMTPLNARLSSDPEKVAALAARTMVGRNGLAEDFVGAAVFLASRASGYVTGQAIFVDGGFSVH, encoded by the coding sequence ATGGTCTCGCATAGCTACCTCTCCGAACTGTTCTCGCTGGACGGCCGGGTCGCCGTGGTGACGGGCGGCAGTTCCGGCATCGGCCGAGCCATCGCCGGGGCTCTCGCGCGAGCGGGGGCGAGCGTGGTGATCGTGGCGGGCAAGAGGTCGGAACTGGCCTCTACGGTCGACGAGCTGGCGGCGGACGGCTGCCGGGCGGCTTGGGTGAGCGCCGACTTGAGCACCCGCGACGGGTTGCGCGCGGCGGCGGAGCAGGCAGCTGAGGTGTTCGGCGAGCCCGACATTCTCGTCAACAGCGCCGGGATCAACGTGCGGCCGCCGATGGGCGAGCTGGGCGAGGAGGTGTGGGACGCCACGATGGCGGTGAACCTGGAGGCGCCCTACTTGTTGGGCCAGCGGTTCGGGCCAGGCATGGCCGAGCGGGGCTTCGGGCGGATCATCCACATCACCTCCCAGCAGGCGCACCGGGCGTTCGTCCAGAGTGGCGCCTACGGGGTCTCCAAGGGGGCGCTGGAGGCGCTGGCCCGCTCTCAGGCTGAGGCGTGGTCGCCACACGGCGTCACCTGCAACACGCTGGTGCCCGGCTTCGTCATGACCCCGCTCAATGCGCGGTTGTCGTCCGACCCGGAGAAGGTGGCGGCGCTGGCCGCGCGCACGATGGTCGGGCGTAACGGCCTGGCCGAGGACTTCGTCGGAGCGGCGGTGTTCCTGGCCAGCCGTGCCTCCGGCTACGTCACAGGGCAGGCTATCTTCGTCGACGGCGGGTTCTCCGTTCACTGA
- a CDS encoding RNA ligase family protein, with protein sequence MADSGWSPYPKIPSRARLGEARAAREWVALEKVHGANFAVVCDSAGVRPAKRRELLGESGLDDFFGVGRIWPALAVAANRCAAALRRAYGTDSSAAVTVYGELAGGRYPHPDVPPSPGTEPVQTGVWYAPGLLWMPFDATVETAGGGIRWVGDRALREAADAAGLHCAPLIARGTLAQVQERTPVFPTRVPALLGLPELPGNLAEGLVVKPAEEWGTPDGASTGPAARPVAKFKHPTFAEDERFDGSRPYRAPAEGAAGVPGWLLGQVAALLTPARAAAAVSKLGPRTPAEEVAAEIARDAVEEAAEALGGLDDDLAPALERALRAGALALACFDAADRRAS encoded by the coding sequence ATGGCTGACAGCGGCTGGTCGCCGTACCCCAAGATCCCCTCCCGGGCCCGGCTGGGTGAGGCGCGGGCGGCCCGGGAGTGGGTCGCGCTGGAAAAGGTCCATGGGGCGAACTTCGCCGTCGTGTGCGACAGCGCCGGAGTACGCCCGGCCAAGCGCCGCGAACTGCTCGGCGAGAGCGGCCTCGACGACTTCTTCGGCGTGGGACGAATCTGGCCGGCCCTGGCCGTCGCCGCGAACCGCTGCGCCGCCGCCCTACGCCGCGCGTACGGCACCGATTCCTCGGCAGCGGTCACGGTCTACGGCGAACTGGCCGGCGGGCGCTACCCGCACCCGGACGTGCCGCCCTCGCCCGGTACGGAGCCGGTGCAGACCGGCGTCTGGTACGCGCCAGGGCTGCTCTGGATGCCGTTCGACGCCACGGTCGAGACAGCCGGTGGCGGCATCCGCTGGGTCGGCGACCGGGCCCTGCGGGAGGCGGCCGACGCCGCGGGCCTGCACTGCGCCCCGCTGATAGCGCGCGGGACGCTCGCCCAGGTACAGGAGCGGACGCCGGTGTTCCCGACCCGGGTACCGGCGCTGCTGGGCCTGCCCGAACTGCCCGGCAACCTCGCGGAGGGGCTCGTCGTCAAGCCCGCCGAGGAGTGGGGGACCCCCGACGGCGCCAGCACCGGCCCGGCCGCCCGCCCGGTGGCCAAGTTCAAGCACCCCACCTTCGCCGAGGACGAGCGCTTCGACGGCTCGCGCCCGTACCGGGCGCCCGCCGAAGGCGCGGCGGGAGTGCCCGGCTGGCTCCTCGGCCAGGTCGCCGCGCTGCTCACCCCGGCCCGGGCGGCGGCAGCTGTCAGCAAGCTGGGCCCGCGCACCCCGGCCGAGGAGGTCGCAGCGGAGATCGCCCGGGACGCGGTCGAGGAGGCCGCCGAGGCCCTCGGCGGCCTCGATGACGACCTCGCCCCGGCCCTGGAGCGGGCGCTGCGCGCCGGCGCGCTCGCACTTGCTTGCTTCGACGCGGCTGACCGCCGGGCCTCGTGA
- a CDS encoding helix-turn-helix domain-containing protein translates to MSTDPLWSSRRVVEFAERRHAGSLIRVGREARGWRQSDLGVRLACSQSTVSRLEQGRFLDLPLLKQAAAVVGVPPQLLNASLGLSAPPAPTVVAISTLPVEEDPMRRRPLITAAALAVPLSLMTRLEDALASTPEPSGAPARTLDARLTAARGQFDAAAHAGLLRTLPGLLADAHQAAAASRQDLDYARLSSAYTLVSQLLNKLGQYKQSRLTADRATLYAEVSGSPLAAAAATRELAAVLRHQGQEAAAQGHIEAAVARVEATGLATDAQASAFAQMLCSTAYTAAIAGDRDQALAMIREAARAARGLPDVLPAGRLFPVTPAAVDLYAVGVHWALGDAGNALEAGRNLHADQFPTIERKGRMHTDLARAWWQRSKPEQTVGELLAAARLAPAEVRDRPAIRQIVDDLYAKHPHVSGVRELIAVTAA, encoded by the coding sequence GTGAGCACGGATCCACTCTGGAGCTCCCGCCGCGTCGTGGAGTTCGCCGAGCGCCGGCACGCAGGTTCACTCATCCGCGTCGGCCGCGAGGCCCGCGGGTGGCGCCAGAGCGACCTCGGGGTGCGCCTGGCCTGCTCGCAGTCCACCGTCTCACGCCTGGAGCAGGGCCGGTTCCTCGACCTGCCCCTGCTCAAGCAGGCCGCGGCCGTGGTCGGCGTCCCTCCGCAGCTCCTCAACGCGTCGTTAGGCCTAAGTGCCCCACCAGCCCCTACAGTTGTCGCTATCAGCACGCTGCCGGTCGAGGAGGATCCCATGCGCCGCCGCCCCCTCATCACCGCCGCGGCGCTCGCCGTCCCCCTCAGCCTGATGACCCGCCTGGAGGACGCGCTCGCGTCGACACCCGAGCCCAGCGGCGCCCCCGCCCGCACACTGGATGCCCGCCTGACGGCCGCCCGGGGCCAGTTCGACGCCGCCGCCCACGCCGGACTGCTCCGCACACTGCCGGGCCTGCTCGCCGATGCCCACCAGGCAGCGGCCGCATCCCGCCAGGATCTCGACTACGCGCGTCTGTCCTCGGCGTACACCCTCGTCTCCCAGCTCCTGAACAAACTGGGGCAGTACAAGCAGTCACGGCTAACCGCGGACCGGGCCACCCTGTACGCCGAGGTGTCCGGATCCCCGCTCGCCGCGGCCGCCGCCACCCGCGAACTCGCAGCAGTCCTCCGCCACCAGGGCCAGGAAGCCGCCGCCCAGGGACACATCGAGGCCGCTGTCGCCCGCGTGGAAGCCACCGGTCTCGCCACCGACGCGCAGGCCTCAGCCTTCGCGCAGATGCTGTGCAGCACCGCCTACACAGCCGCCATTGCCGGGGACCGCGACCAGGCACTGGCCATGATCCGGGAAGCCGCCCGCGCGGCCCGCGGCCTGCCCGACGTACTCCCCGCCGGACGCCTCTTCCCCGTGACCCCGGCGGCCGTCGACCTGTACGCCGTCGGCGTCCACTGGGCCCTCGGCGACGCCGGAAACGCCCTGGAAGCCGGCCGGAACCTACACGCCGATCAGTTCCCGACCATCGAGCGCAAGGGCCGCATGCACACCGACCTCGCCCGCGCCTGGTGGCAGCGGTCCAAGCCCGAACAGACAGTCGGCGAACTCCTTGCCGCGGCCCGACTCGCCCCCGCAGAGGTCCGCGACCGGCCGGCGATCAGGCAGATCGTGGACGACCTCTACGCCAAGCACCCCCACGTCAGCGGGGTCCGCGAACTCATCGCCGTGACCGCCGCATAG